From the Drechmeria coniospora strain ARSEF 6962 chromosome 02, whole genome shotgun sequence genome, the window AATGGTCCAGTTCACCGTAGcagcgccctcggcggccgaatCCCGGGGCAACGTCGGCGGtcgcatccatccatccgtccgcTCGCACGAGCGACGACTGCTGGCAGTTGACCGGTGGAGGCGAGCGTCCCCCGTCGTGAGCGGTGGCTCCTTGGCGCCGACAggaagtcgtcgaggagccggGATGGCTGCGTTGCTTTACCCGAGGTTGGAAGCTGGCTCCGTCCGATGCGAGCCAGATGAAAGAGCGGCCGCTTGGGGGGTCAACTTGGCGCTTGATGCATGCGCGTCCCACATCGGGGGCTGGGTCCATGAACGGTTGCATGTCCGCTTGGCGaatacacctactgtacagtactgtacttgcagtgaaCATACAGCATACGACTACATGTAGGACGAGGATTGCTCGCAGCAAGGGAAACAAATGCAGCCACCGAAACAAATGCAGCCGAGTAGTATGAGATGCCATTTTTCGCCTGACCCTACAGGACAGTGAGAGTAATTGCAGGACTGGAACGtcatgtaattactgtacttatggGCACTATTAGTACGAGTACTTTGTGCAGCGATGGAATTGCCCTGACAGGCGTGCAAGCTCGTACGAAGGTTGTCAAGGCGTAATACCTTAGTAGCTGCATATAGACTAATAAATCTGAATACACcttagtaagtacagtactccgtacttgcggagtatcaagtacagtactgtaggtagaAGATTACCCCAAGGgctgtagtacggagtactccgtacttgtacttattgggagtgtacttaagtacaggtacgtgtGGATACAGGTGAATGCAACTATACGGTACTCCAAAATaaccgtacacctacaactaagtacagtgcaagcgCAGCACTCAGGTACCAAAGCAGGCAAGTAATATTTGTTTAGTCgtttgtactccgtacgttgGTGCTATAAGAGCGCACGTGCTGAGCTTGGCAGTCCTCAGGAGCCGGCACAAACTAGCTCTACaacagtacaagcaagcgTACATGCCATGTGCATGCGCACGCTACTTGCTCATATACATGAACAGGTATTACGTCCAAGGACGTAGGTCTGCCGTCACTCTGCTTCAATGCATCGAACGGGGTGCAGCAGATGTACCTTAAGCACTAGGTGCCGCTAGTCGTTGGCCAACCCACCCACgcttacttgtaccaggAGCCACGtcgtgtacatgcacgtaatcggtaggtacctagctgTACCTGCCAATGCTccccaactactaggtactcacgagacacagtacggagtacggtgtcGGCTACTCTGgttttgcatgtacaagcaagtaatactccgcacgCGCCGGCAGTAAtacttcgtactgtactctgtccAGTACGAAGTTGCAGCAAGTATCGCGCCGTACCGCCACttgcagcacttgcatgtgagaagtactccgtacctgtactccgtgctgttCCGAGTGCCTACCACCTACAAGgggtgcaagtaagtactaggtacagtacagtactgtaatgcCTATTAAGCAGTATTAATGTTTAACAGTGCGCGGATGGCGGGGATGGATATCGAGGACTGGTCGCTAAAATTCAATTGCATCTAGCGTCGTGGCCCCGCCCATGGACGCTGGAGGAGAGTGGAATTGTTGGATCAATCCGACCAACGCGAAAGGGCCATCATTCCGCTACGAGCATTCATGCTATCTGCTAGCACCGTGGAccatgcggcggcggcgcccttcCCTGCCCATCAATCCGTCCTTTAGCACCACAACAGAAAGCGAGCCAGCCCTCGTCCATCCCATCTTCTTTggccgctcgccgacgtgaGACGGAAACAACTCGCTCTGGCTTCTTCTCCCGACAGCATCAACACTTGCTCCCTCACCCCTCCCgcgagccgacggccatcatcCGACCCGGCACCCATTCGCACCCCGCGTTTTCGTCTTGCGCCCCTCGCATCGACTTTACTGCGCCGACCGGGCACGTTGTGGCCTGCTGGGGCAAACCCCTCCCGCGAGACCGTCACGGCACCAACGACATCTGCGAGCGCCGTTTTcgcatcggccgcggcgaAGCATCCAGGCGCACCCGCACCCGATCCTTGGAATTTTCCATTTCCGCCGCCGTGTTCCGTGCGAGCCAGTGCAGGGCAATAGCGCGGCGTCATCGGGATTCGACAGGCCGGAATTtgggcggcgacctcgacgacaacgacgacgacaaggacgacgacgacaacgacgaagccgacgacgacgttcgATACTCCGCCGCTCGTTCGGAAAACCCAGagagccggccgacgccgataCCGGTCCCTCTCGACCGCTGCGACCGCCATGATGTCTTCCGCGACATGGGGCGCCGAGGACCAAcccatggcctcggccagggAAGACGACTTCAACCCtttcctcgacctcggcggcatcggcaacgtcggcaacgtccccgacgtcggcggcatgggaagcgtggccgacggcatgccCTTTGAGTTCCACGGCTTCCAGGACGGGGCCGCGCAGCTCGTCATGCAGCAGCTGCGCCAGCAGGCCGACGTCATCATGGGCAACTCCAACCCGGCGGGCATCCTGTCCCGAGCCGAcaacctcctcgccgactACGCACCGGCcatgacgtcgccggcgcagatgatggccacgtcggcgcccgCCGATCCCCTATCCACCATCGACGCCCAGATTCACTACCTCCAGCAGCAGAGGATCCAgcagcggcaacggcagctTCAGGAGCAGCGAGCCACCTTCTTCTCCAACCACGGCCAATCCATACCCCCGACGCCCCAGAGCCTCGACATGGCTCCGTCGAGCGGCCAGTTCTTCTCCCAGCCCGACCAGGCGCGCCAGCGAGGCTCCTACGACCGAGCCCATCACCAGCGGATGGCCGAGCAGCAAGATGTGAGTCGACCGATGCGGCGGCACCgcgccttcgtcctcggccgaggagacgagCCGACGGGGAATCCGTAGCTGACACCGCCTTCGCAGATGGCCTTCACTCCCCTCGTGTCCCCCGCCGTGACGCCCCTCGATCCTCACTTCAACATGGAGCAGGCTTTCGCCATGCCCGGCTCCTACTTCAGCCCCCTCACCTCACCTGCCCTCCACGCGCAAAACGACGGGCCGTCGGCCTACGACCTCGGCACCCACTCCAACAGCTCGCCCGTCGAGATGGACCTCGAggcagccgccgtcgcgcccgccgccgcccaggaCCTGTCCAAGAAGGCGAGGAAGAACaacgcggccaaggcgaggggCAAGGTGAGCGGCGTCAAGTACTCGCCGATAACGAAGCCGCAACGGCGAAAGACGGGACCCAGCCCCGCCATCATGTCGCAGGTGCTGAGCGAGGTGGAGGAGCGAAACATGCGCCCCGGCGACCAGGGCCtgctgccgatgccggcgacgtcgacggacggGTCCGAGGACGCCTCGGTGTCGCCCGAGAACCTGACCGACATGCCTCCACCGCCGGTGCCGAACCGTCGGTCGAGCAGCAAATCACCCTACATCCACCCGCAGAATGGACAGCCGGAGAAGCGCCGGGCCGAGGCGAGCTTTCTGGTCGAGGGGCCGCGGCATGCCCATCCCGCGACGCCCGCCTCGCTCATGAGGCTCCCGGCCTCGAAAgcggcgacgctggcgcCCAGCAGCCATGACGAGGACGTGACGGGCTCGGAGACGATTGAATGCCTCGAGCTTCCCGAGTCCGTCTCGAGGATACGGCCGCTGGTTCCTGTCGGCGCCGCGctcgcggcctcgtcgccccgTCTCGAATCAAGGGCAAGCAAGGGCTCGGCCCTGCAGCCGCTGCCTTCGCCCGGCATCCGGAcgtcggaggcggcgacggccaaccGGAGCCCCCCGCTGCCCCCCGGCTCCTCGGGGCCGAgcgcgaggaggacgccgcAGCTGTCGTCGAGGAACAGCAGGAAGCGTTCCACCAGTTCCGTGCACGCATCGCCCGCGCTTCTTCCCAGGATATCCCCCCACATCAAGCCCCTGCTgcccggcaccggcggcatATCGGCCGAGGACACGGCGTCGCGGATGCTCATGTCCAAGTCCAACTACCAGAACATATTGGAGGGGAACACCGTCCCCGGCGTCTCGTACCCCACCGAGCTGTCGACGAACCTCACGTCCAAACGAACATCGCACAAGATTGCCGAGCAAGGACGACGCAACCGCATCAACGCGGCGCTGCAGACCATGGCCGCCCTTTTACCCGACGGCCAAAATgtcgaagccgaggaggcggagagCAAGGACGGAAAAGGCAACGCGCCGAACAGCAAAGCCAGCGTGGTGGAGAACGCCATCGTGCACATGCAGAATCTGCAACAAGAAAATGTCAAGCTGAAACAGGAAGTCGAGGAGCTGAAGTGTCAACTGGACAAGCGGAAAGATTCACCGGCCCATCCGTGAGCAGGACCGATGCACGACGAACTCGACGACATGCACGCATGGGTTGCCGAGGGCATGAGatggccatcctcgtcctggGACGGACATGGCCGGTTCGAATGGGCCGTCGACACGTGCGGGAGAAGGTTGGAGTTTGTCGGAGGAAGAGGTTTGACATCTGGCCGTGCACGTGGCGGGGCATAATgaaggcgggcggcgggcttTGTCCCTGCTGCAGCCCACGTCCCAGCACCCCTGGACAATGCCTTGGCCAcggacggggggggggcaaagTAAGACAGGTTTTTTGGTGAAACAGGAAGCGGGCAGCGACGGGCGTTTTTTTGACGGGAGAATAGACGTAAAACTGCTCGCGTGGGAACGCCTGCACAATCAATATCAACACGTTTAAGAACGCGAGCGCCTGTTACGCATGGTTGTATTCTAACTTGGCGGCTGTTGGCCTGCCTCGTGAGGCAGCACGTCGACATCGAGGTGCTCCatgacgtcgaggacgagctgaaGACTATCCATGAACGAGTTGACAGCCACCCGCAGCATGCGGTTGGTGGTGGCCTGGTACGCTACGTGCAGGACCCGAGGCTCGGGGgccgcgaccgaggcggAATCGGCGTCGCTGCCGACCGAGAGTTGGCGTCGAACGAGGGGAGAGAGTTCGGCGTCGACTCGGAGCGCATCGAGGGCCGTGGAGGCGAGCCTCGCCGTGGGCAGGGGGACTCGCAGCGTTCTATGGCTTGATTAGAAAAAAAAAGCCGTTGGCGGTgttggccacggccgaggcgagacgCTGCCGGGCGACGTGAgggcggaggagagggaggtgGTGGGAGCAGAGGAATGCAACCTACAGGGAGCAGGGGaactggccgacggcggcgtcgtcgaggatggaggTTGCGGTGGGCATCATGTCGGTCGCCGAGGCATCGCTGGGAGGCGACGAACAATCGGGGCGCGACTCGGCGGGAGGAATGCTGATGAAATCGGGCCTGTCGTAATGCGGCGGTGTGCTCGCAGGAGTAAGTATGTGTGCGGGACGGAGGGGAGAGACGAGGCTAGTTACTGCatctaagtacagtacaagtactttacACTGTACagcggagtacggagcaagtacggagtacattacacagcattactccgtacagtacagtacacattattactccgtacagtacacagcattactccgtacagtaagtacacagCATTgatccgtacagtacacattattactccgtacagtactgtacacatgtTATGtgaatgtactccgtacatgtcgtGCCTGGTCCTCGTGCTGTAAatccaagtacaagtaccgtagGGTAGGCCCGCACTAGCATGTGGTAAGGTGCCGGGTGGCGTTGGCTCGGCGGGCGCGCAAGCCACAGGTGCTACAGCAGCGTGCGTGGGTGGCGGTGGCCGTTGCCGACGGGCGGCCAACGAGGCTGTGGATTGCCAGCCTTGCTGTCCCTTGGCCGGTTGCCGCCTCGATGCAGGTTGTgtggggaggggagggggcggcggATGGGGCGGACGGGTTGCTCCGGCAACGTCAGAGACCCACCAGAGCACAAGCATGCTTGCACAGTGCACTAGTGCTGCACCGCTCTCTCACTCACCTCACTGGTCGACCGGCTGCGCTGTTGTGAGCCGGGGTGCGACAGCTTGGCAGGAAAATAACACAGCTTGGCTCCCCCCAAATCTCCATCTCCGTACAAAAACATGCTGACGACCGACGCAGCGCCTGTCCGACGGTCCACTCGTCATCaccttccgccgccgctctgcTCCCTTGGTTTCCTCTGCCACCTGGCCGCTGCTCGTCCGACTCAGCTTTGCTTTGTCCGAccctctcgctctcgccctcgccctcgccctccctgCGTCTGCGTCTCTGCGACCCTGCGTCCCGGAGGCCGACCGAGGCAAGTCCACAGCTAGCGCCGAGTCTGTTTCTGCGCTGCGAAGCCGTCGAGAACTCGGACAATGGCTCCTGCCTCGCGGCACTCGCAGAACATGGGCCGGGTCATCGAGTACATCCCAGGTAGGCCGCCTCTTCCCCATCGACACCTCCTGCAATCTCCCCCCAGCATCAGCTGGAACTCCGGTGGCATCGCCGGTCAGGCTCGAGAACCTACCCGTTCGACTTCTCGACCCGTTGGCGcccaccgtcgccggccgcgtgACCGACCCGGGCCCGATGCTGACAGCTACCCGTCGCAGACCGGCTCTATCTCGCCGCCTACGTCCACCCTCCGACGTCCGAAACGCTCTTCCCCACCGCGGAGTCTCCCATCtcgccgaggaagcggtCGCAGCGGGCGGCGGATGCGACCAAGAGCCGCGTGCCGCCCTGCTacttcaccgtcgacgacaccctCCTGTACAACGCCTTTCACCATGACTTTGGTCCGCTCCACATCGGTCACCTCTACCGCTTCGCCATCCGCTTCCATGACATCCTGAGCGCAAAGGAGAACAAGGATCGGCCCGTCGTCTTCTGGAGCGCCGCCGACCCGAGGAGTGAGTCGCCGAGTCGCGCGCCGGCTAGCGAAAGAGAACGGATCCCTTGCTGACGCTCGACTGCCCTCGATCTAGGTCGCGCGAATGCTGCCTGCATGCTGGCCTGCTACATGGTCCTCATCCAGAACTGGCCGCCGCACCTCGCCCTGGCGCCCATCGCCCAGGTCGACCCCCCCCTGATGCCCTTCCGGGACGCCGGCTACAGCCAGGCCGACTATGGCATCACCGTCCAGGACGTCGTGTACGGCGTCTggaaggccaaggaggaaaAGTGCTGCGACCTCGACAACTTTGACCTCGAAATGTACGAGCGATACGAGCgcgtcgagcacggcgacTTCAACTGGATCACGCCTCActtcctcgccttcgcctcgcCCCAGCACAGCCCCGTGACGAAGATCGCCGAGGGATCGGACCAGTATGCGATGCTCCCTCGGGACCTGAACGCCGTCGATGACCACCCTACGCTCCCGCAGCCCTTCAAGAATGTCTTGCGCCACTTTGTCGACAAGGACAtcgggctcgtcgtccgcctCAACTCGCAGCTCTACTCGGCTTCCTACTTTGAGGCCCTCGGCATCCAGCATCTTGACATGATCTTCGATGACGGCACCTGCCCTCCCTTGACCACGGTTCGCAAGTTCATCCGCCTCGCGCACGAAACCATCACGGTGAAGAAAAAGGGCATCGCCGTCCACTGCAAGGCTGGTCTCGGCCGGACGGGCTGCCTCATCGGCGCCTACCTCATCTACCGCCacggcttcgccgccgacgaggtcatcTCCTTCATGCGCTTCATGCGCCCGGGCATGGTGGTCGGCCCCCAGCAGCACTGGTTGCGTCTGAATCAGGGCACCTTCCGGGAGTGGTGGATCGAGGAGCGCGTCGAGCGCCGGCTGCGCCGCGAGCTGGCGGCCACCAGTCAGCTGCCCAGCACGCCCATCCGCGCCATGCAGAAGACGACGCTTCGCAACGGCCAAACGTCGACGCCCCCCAACCGCAGCCCCTCGAACCGCACGCCTCTGAGCGAGGTGGACCACGAGCGCAGCAATGTTGGCAATCACGACGACTATCTTCCCGCCCCGACACCTGGCCAGCCGCGGAAGACGACCCGGCCGGATCGCCACCACCCATACCACCGATCCGTCTCTCACCAGAccacggtcgaggaggagacgggcgTCCAGACCGAAACCGAGATCGTCACCATGCAGCGGCACACGCAGGGGCCCGAGTCGGATGAGGAGATCCACCTCCGTATGCGGAGCCATCGGAGGCCATCCCAATCGCCCGGACGGAGTGGCAAGATGCGCTCCGTCAGCCAGACGACGTCAACCTCGTACATAATTGACAACGACTCCTCGCGAGACGCCGAAAACATCGGCTCCATCAAAACAAAGCAATCGGAACGCATCGCGAGCACACCAGGCGTTCTGACAAAGGTGCGCACCGGCAAGCGAACGGGGCCCGAGTCACCCCTGAGGACGAAAgactcggccggcgtccGGAAGACCAGTGGCCGTGTCGGGAGTGCCAGCTTGGCAGTGTCGGCCACGGCAGCTTCGACAGCGCGGAAGGTGTCTGGATCGTAGGGCACCAGCCCTCTCCGAAACTATCGATGACGGCCAGGCTACCGACACCGGGATCACCGCATTCTCCGcaatctcctcctccacttACTTCGACCTAGCTACCTCGGCAGCAGGTGAtcccgcggcgacggcgtgcgtGGGCACGTTGTGACGACACTGACGATTCACGTACGACTTTGGCATATATAACTGGGAGGGGCGTTCAATCCAGGTTCGCGACGCTAGCGGTTTGCTGTGGGCTGTCTTGATGAGCGTGTGTGTGCTCATGACTCTTGTCCTTTTTCTCAACTAACCTTGTTGCGACGGCACGGATGGAGGCGTGACAGGCTGGGTTTTGAGCGCGGCAGAAACCAAGGATCGGATATGGTGTATTGTGCATTGCTGCTTTTATTCTTTCCACCTACTTTGTTCACCATTTTTCTTTTCGAAGCCGGCATTGGGTAATGCGTGGGCCTGGGTGTAAGGGATACTAAGGGTTGCTTGGGGCGACGGAGGGCAAGCGAAGGTGTGTaggcatgtacatgtgttcTTGCAGAAAGAATGCACGTGTTGCATTTCAACGTTCATCTCAGAGCCAGTTGTTCTCGAGCTGCTTCATCTTTGTCGTGCCCTGTCGGCTCGACGGAGTATGACACATCTCCAGTGCAGAATCGCACCGTAGTCCCCGTGCTTCATCGGGTGCTGTCGTATTCTCGAGCATCATAGTCGCCATCCTTGCGGTATGAACATTGCATAACGCAGATTCATGTCCGTATGCTCTCTCCATTTGGTTCAGAGAGGAAGTTGGATTTGCCCTGGGCGTCGAGTCGCCGCTGTCGTAAGCAGTTCCTGCTACTGGATGGTCACGAGTTTTGACTGAAAAAACTGGAAAGGAGCCCCAACAAGAAATCGAGTTCTTTGTTCCCCTCGGGTATGTATGTCTTCATCCAAACGCCTTGTTGAAAACTCCAATGCATGATCCAGAAACCTGGCTAATGAAACTGTCACCtgtgctgtattacttgcttgtcgGTTGTACATGCCGAGTTGGCAGTGTTTGCATTAGTTGCTTGTGCAAATTCGTAACCATCAACGTCGCACTGCAAGATATGCCCCTTCGCGATGCATTTGATCATTACGTGATGGAAACCTGCAGACCGAACCTCACGCGTGTTCGGATGATTGACTGAGCATTTCTGACCTTGACATCcactattattactgtacttactctttCAATGCCAAGTTGCCGTCAACAAGCTTGTTACAATTTTTTCTCTTACGGTGGGTTATCTGGAAGGGTCAAGTCATGTACGagtgcttacatgtacttacagaaCTCTGTaaatgtaggtgtactgtactgtacaagtaggtgcaagcacttacttactccgtactccgtaccgtcaTTGCCTATACTGCAGTGCCGTACTCCGTGGAGAGATTGCGCTTCTCTGCCAAGACTATCATGTCCACAGCTCATTTCCACTTGCACAACATCACTCGGCACCAAAGTTCCGATACGGGCCTCGGTTAACCTGAAAGGGAACTAGTCATTCTCCCTTGGCCTTCTCCCCACCCTCGCCATTCAAACAGATTTTCTATATATGCGCCAAATATTGACAATTCGTCGAGGGTGTCTTGGTCATCATGTTCTGTGAGAAGTCTTCCATACTGATGCCTGATACAATCGCTGCCATGTCAAGAGGCCGAGTTCGAATTCTGTATCATCGGCGTACATCTCACACCTGGAAGCCAGGCCGGGGTCTCTCGTGAGTCCTAGTAgaccttcttcttctcgtcGATGCTGAACTGGCCTGGGCCGCTGTTGACGAGGAGCAAGAGTCCACCGACAATGGAGAGAATCTGGAAGAAATCGTACTTGGCAAAGTCCTTATGGGGATGATGCTCGTGCAGCTGGACGGCGGTTAGCACAGTCGCGCAGGTGAAGGGTGCCGTCGATACTTACGGTCCAGAAGTTGTTGACCAGGATGTTGAAAATGCTGAGAATGACAACCAGAAGAGTGGCGCTAAACTTGGCCTTGAAACCTACGACGACCATGACGCAGGCACCAGCACCCAAGAGAGAGACGATGACGCGCCAGATGGACCACCGGCCGCTGAAGACGAATCCAATAAAGAGGAAGATGAGGAGAACACGGCCGGCCAGCTGGAAATACATCTTTCGGTCCTTTTCGTCGATCTGGGGCAGTCCCGCAAACGCCTTCGATTTGCGAACCCACGAGTCGGACAGGACCATGAGCAGGCCACCGATGACGGACAGATTTCGAAGGAAGAAATTTAGGTCAAAGATGAGACCATAGCCAAGGGCTTGGGTGACGACGACACCCatgaggccggcgacggcatggtcCGAATGCTTTctgatgatgacgaggacggagcaAGAGATCATGGCAATGACGTTGACCATCAGAAACAGGTGCGTGATGCCGCCGGGAACTGACGGATACATGTTAGCAGAGAGGCCGATCCACCCACACGCGTGAGGCCTTACTGTGTCGGTAGTCACGGAGATATACGAGCTGGTCGCTCCATTGCGTCATGATGCGAAGAGCGTCTTCCAGGAAGGTAACGACAATCAAGAATCGGCCAATGGCGGGGAGATGGCTGGGGAGGAGGAGCCAGGAGTCAGCGAATTCGAGTTAGGGTGAGGGGGGGGCAATGGGCATGTAGGGTGGCACCGATGAGCGAGACCAAGACTTGGTGGCACTCACGGTTTGATGGGCTCGCTGAGGCTGTCCAGTTTATCCTCAAACTTGCTCGTGTAGGCCCGAACCTGATCGAGCATGCTGCCAGACTGTTCCGACGGCACAGGGCCATACGGAGCAGGACCGCCACCGCTTAGGCCGTACCCGGATGGACCACGATGCGACATGCTGTCCGACTGTATTCTTTTGCTTGCTTCGCGGCGCTGCCGTGGACGCTATTGTGCCTGCTGGCCGTGGAAGAATGAAGGTTCTTGTAGGGACGACGTTGGGGTCGCTGACTACACAATGACGGGGCAGGGAGGGAACCGCTGCAGGGGCTGCGAGGAGGAACTGGCCCGAGGCTGCAACGAGTGGATAAGGATTTCGTCCTGGGGCGGGTGTTGTCGACAGGCAACGTAGTGTAATAATGCCGAGCGGAAGAGATGAAGAGGAGCAGGTACGAGTGGACGACACCAGGGAGGGAGGTGTTTGGAAATTCGAGAAAATTCGACCTGGCTGGATGGGCCCAAGGATCACTTGCGGATTTACGGTACTTTAGTTACCGATGGTGAGCGGTGGCTGGCAGCAgcttaggtaggtaggtaggttagGTACAAGTAGCTAGGTCGGTAGGCAGGTATTCTGTAACTGTGTCCTTTACTAGTCCCGTGACATTCACGCCAGTACCCACCTTTCTTGTGACCCTTCACCTAAGGGGCTCGTACCCGTGCTTGTGAGCGGGAACAATATttaattactgtaagtacttaatactccgtactccgtatccgcacttacttaagtacttactgtaagtacttacttgtacttgtatactttagtacatgtacggagtactgtacttagtgtATGAATCACCGTCTGCCTTTTCAGATCATCACGCTGCACGTGCGATCGAACCCAAGAACCGCTTTCTCCATACCAAGCTCCATTCTCGGCCATGGCAAACCAAGCGCACCGACATTCTCTGTGGGAACGAGCTCTGTCAAGGAGACAAATTCTTGCGGCGAGAGAATGAATCATCATTGTGGCAGTGACCCGCCAGCGGACTTGATCGTAACATATTGGCCAAAGTCATCACGCGCCATCAGAACAGGCTGCCATGGGCGAATCCAGCTTGAGCCAGGTTTCTCGCACATGTAGCCGAGCAATTCATCTGCAGCA encodes:
- a CDS encoding COPII-coated vesicle protein SurF4/Erv29, which gives rise to MSHRGPSGYGLSGGGPAPYGPVPSEQSGSMLDQVRAYTSKFEDKLDSLSEPIKPHLPAIGRFLIVVTFLEDALRIMTQWSDQLVYLRDYRHIPGGITHLFLMVNVIAMISCSVLVIIRKHSDHAVAGLMGVVVTQALGYGLIFDLNFFLRNLSVIGGLLMVLSDSWVRKSKAFAGLPQIDEKDRKMYFQLAGRVLLIFLFIGFVFSGRWSIWRVIVSLLGAGACVMVVVGFKAKFSATLLVVILSIFNILVNNFWTLHEHHPHKDFAKYDFFQILSIVGGLLLLVNSGPGQFSIDEKKKVY
- a CDS encoding Phosphorus acquisition-controlling protein, with the translated sequence MMSSATWGAEDQPMASAREDDFNPFLDLGGIGNVGNVPDVGGMGSVADGMPFEFHGFQDGAAQLVMQQLRQQADVIMGNSNPAGILSRADNLLADYAPAMTSPAQMMATSAPADPLSTIDAQIHYLQQQRIQQRQRQLQEQRATFFSNHGQSIPPTPQSLDMAPSSGQFFSQPDQARQRGSYDRAHHQRMAEQQDMAFTPLVSPAVTPLDPHFNMEQAFAMPGSYFSPLTSPALHAQNDGPSAYDLGTHSNSSPVEMDLEAAAVAPAAAQDLSKKARKNNAAKARGKVSGVKYSPITKPQRRKTGPSPAIMSQVLSEVEERNMRPGDQGLLPMPATSTDGSEDASVSPENLTDMPPPPVPNRRSSSKSPYIHPQNGQPEKRRAEASFLVEGPRHAHPATPASLMRLPASKAATLAPSSHDEDVTGSETIECLELPESVSRIRPLVPVGAALAASSPRLESRASKGSALQPLPSPGIRTSEAATANRSPPLPPGSSGPSARRTPQLSSRNSRKRSTSSVHASPALLPRISPHIKPLLPGTGGISAEDTASRMLMSKSNYQNILEGNTVPGVSYPTELSTNLTSKRTSHKIAEQGRRNRINAALQTMAALLPDGQNVEAEEAESKDGKGNAPNSKASVVENAIVHMQNLQQENVKLKQEVEELKCQLDKRKDSPAHP
- a CDS encoding hypothetical protein (related to CDC14-dual specificity phosphatase), which gives rise to MLAQCTSAAPLSHSPHWSTGCAVRLSDGPLVITFRRRSAPLVSSATWPLLVRLSFALSDPLALALALALPASASLRPCVPEADRGKSTASAESVSALRSRRELGQWLLPRGTRRTWAGSSNRLYLAAYVHPPTSETLFPTAESPISPRKRSQRAADATKSRVPPCYFTVDDTLLYNAFHHDFGPLHIGHLYRFAIRFHDILSAKENKDRPVVFWSAADPRSRANAACMLACYMVLIQNWPPHLALAPIAQVDPPLMPFRDAGYSQADYGITVQDVVYGVWKAKEEKCCDLDNFDLEMYERYERVEHGDFNWITPHFLAFASPQHSPVTKIAEGSDQYAMLPRDLNAVDDHPTLPQPFKNVLRHFVDKDIGLVVRLNSQLYSASYFEALGIQHLDMIFDDGTCPPLTTVRKFIRLAHETITVKKKGIAVHCKAGLGRTGCLIGAYLIYRHGFAADEVISFMRFMRPGMVVGPQQHWLRLNQGTFREWWIEERVERRLRRELAATSQLPSTPIRAMQKTTLRNGQTSTPPNRSPSNRTPLSEVDHERSNVGNHDDYLPAPTPGQPRKTTRPDRHHPYHRSVSHQTTVEEETGVQTETEIVTMQRHTQGPESDEEIHLRMRSHRRPSQSPGRSGKMRSVSQTTSTSYIIDNDSSRDAENIGSIKTKQSERIASTPGVLTKVRTGKRTGPESPLRTKDSAGVRKTSGRVGSASLAVSATAASTARKVSGS